A stretch of DNA from Montipora foliosa isolate CH-2021 chromosome 4, ASM3666993v2, whole genome shotgun sequence:
CACAActtttccgtgtttaagtatgcTGGCGTTCTCtttttaagtattccggcgttccatgtttaagtattccggcgttccgtgtttaagtattccggagttccgtgtttaagtgttccggcgttccgtgtttaagcaTTCCGCCGTCCCGCCGTTCCGGCATTCCATCATTCCAgcattccgtgtttaagtactagCCGGTTGAACCTTCAACCTTCATCAGGGGAAACGCAAAAAACACGTTTCTTATAGTATGCCAAATTCGAGTCAATTATCATTGAATTCTGTCCCTCTGGGCAAGATTTAGAAATTCGTGCCGCAAATGCATGCCATCATCACGATTAAGCGGATTCCTGCAAGTGTTAATTTCCCAAGCCTCAAGAATGCGTCGATTGCGCCAATTAGCATTTGTGCGTAGGATTTTGTACGCCTCCGAAGAGACAGTGTGACCAGAACGTAAACAATGCTCCGCTAAAGCTGACTTTTGTGAGTGTTTATGTTCCACCCCTTTCTGGTGTTCTTTAAGGCGAGTAGAAAATTTGCGTTTGGTTTCCCCTATATAACTCTTGTCACAATCTTTGCATGGAATCGAGTAGATGGCGCCACGAGTCTGATCTTTCGGTACTGGGTCTTTCGGTTTAGGAAACAAATTCCCGATGGTTTGGTGTGATTTTCGAGCAACTATGATGTCGTGAGTACTCAAAATCCGTTTAATAGGCTCCGATGTGCCCTTGATGTATGGAAGAATACAGAAACCCTTTGCAGCATCCGGTGCAGTTGGTGACAGTTGTGGAGCTGGTCGTTTTGGTTTGCCAACATCAATCACAAATCGCTTTGGGTAACCATTCGCCACCAGTGCTGCTGTTACGTGCTTCATTTCCTTTGACCGTTGATCACTAGAAGATGGGATAGTTTTTGCACGATCGGTCAAAGATTTAACAACAGCCCTCTTGTGCGCAACCGGCTGATGCAAATGGAACGACAGGTATCTTTCAGTGTGGGTAGGTTTACGATAGACCTTAGTGGAAAGTCGACCGTTGTCTCGACGGCAAACAGTAACGTCcagaattcaataataataGACTCGAATTTGGCATACTATAAGAAACGTGGTTTGTGCgaattattttttcactttcccCTGATGAGGGTTGAAGGTTCAACCGAAACGTTGGGACTTTTAAAACATTGTACATATTCTTATACAATTTCAACCAGAGTAACGTTCTTATTTCTCAATATGTTTCTATCACCTGGTTACAGgaccatttttaa
This window harbors:
- the LOC138001029 gene encoding uncharacterized protein, with amino-acid sequence MKHVTAALVANGYPKRFVIDVGKPKRPAPQLSPTAPDAAKGFCILPYIKGTSEPIKRILSTHDIIVARKSHQTIGNLFPKPKDPVPKDQTRGAIYSIPCKDCDKSYIGETKRKFSTRLKEHQKGVEHKHSQKSALAEHCLRSGHTVSSEAYKILRTNANWRNRRILEAWEINTCRNPLNRDDGMHLRHEFLNLAQRDRIQ